One window from the genome of Crassostrea angulata isolate pt1a10 chromosome 2, ASM2561291v2, whole genome shotgun sequence encodes:
- the LOC128173196 gene encoding protein FAM210B, mitochondrial-like: protein MNQLSKCLSKNYGVSFRSQYGLLTRSEFVLRNSTSQIHNTLQWNLTLKLSSHHGKRCLHIAASAQLPGSRDGTPHKLPSLGQSLAISKKLTLSQINSCRQFSSSSFLFCERKDSEDKKSANSSSSEVTESTGDVEVKLTQRQRLKRAVKEYGPVVIVFHICIALISLGFFYFLVSMGVDVIGILRKLGVSEKILESGLATGASTFVVAYAVHKLFAVPRIGITLTCAPMVVHKLRKLGVFKPPKP from the coding sequence ATGAATCAACTGAGCAAATGTTTAAGCAAAAACTATGGAGTGTCATTTAGGTCACAGTATGGATTGTTAACGCGTTCAGAATTTGTTTTACGTAACAGCACAAGCCAAATACATAATACCCTGCAGTGGAATTTGACACTGAAACTCAGTTCACACCACGGGAAAAGATGTTTACACATCGCTGCTAGTGCACAGTTACCTGGAAGCCGGGATGGAACACCTCACAAACTGCCATCTTTGGGCCAAAGTTTGGCTATTTCTAAGAAATTGACACTTTCACAGATTAACAGTTGCAGACAGTTTTCATCCTCAAGTTTCTTGTTCTGTGAAAGAAAAGATTCCGAGGATAAAAAATCAGCAAATAGTAGTTCCAGCGAGGTAACAGAATCAACAGGCGATGTTGAGGTGAAGCTGACTCAGCGTCAGAGACTTAAGCGGGCAGTGAAAGAATACGGTCCAGTTGTCATCGTTTTCCACATCTGTATAGCGCTGATATCCCTGGGATTTTTCTACTTCTTGGTATCCATGGGAGTTGATGTCATAGGCATTCTTAGAAAATTGGGAGTGTCCGAGAAAATCTTAGAATCGGGACTTGCTACTGGTGCGAGTACATTTGTAGTAGCTTATGCCGTGCACAAGTTGTTTGCTGTTCCCAGAATCGGAATAACACTGACCTGTGCACCAATGGTTGTTCACAAACTTCGAAAACTTGGGGTTTTTAAACCTCCCAAACCCTAA
- the LOC128173191 gene encoding carnosine N-methyltransferase-like, producing MADDVNDIGKKDDDQAEREHFIRIINAFKFYRSFSMRRVYNAEKSFNSLPQQHQELIPRFLDNLKTIQTCITHNYEIIRLIIKDAEYIFENKTHEADDKPEENLKQMPPTNFDMDKVKTTLKQFVRDWSASGEQERRECYDPVLSEVKEIFKDRDRSGVSILVPGAGLGRLAFEFASCGFRCQGNEWSLFMLLASNFVLNKCTEVNSFTLYPWIHQWTNNKMTADQTQPVQFPDVNPSDLPSTSDFSMAAGDFLEVYQTPDTFDSVVTVFFLDTAHNVIAYIETIYDILKPGGYWVNLGPLLYHYADIENETSIELSFEEVKKVVKKVGFRIQKEEADIPTTYTQNPASMLLYKYHSVKLVCQKPHESDTT from the exons ATGGCGGACGATGTGAACGACATCGGGAAGAAAGATGATGATCAAGCGGAAAGGGAGCATTTTATCAGGATTATTAACGCCTTCAAGTTCTACAG GAGTTTCTCGATGCGGAGAGTTTACAACGCGGAGAAGTCGTTCAACAGTCTCCCACAGCAACACCAGGAACTCATTCCACGTTTCCTCGACAATTTAAAAACTATACAAACCTGTATCACCCACAATTATGAAATAATCCGCCTTATCATTAAAGATGCAGAGTACATCTTTGAGAACAAAACTCACGAAGCCGATGACAAG CCAGAAGAAAACTTGAAGCAAATGCCACCTACAAACTTTGATATGGACAAGGTCAAGACAACCCTAAAACAGTTCGTGAGAGACTGGAGTGCTAGTGGGGAACAAGAGAGGAGAGAGTGTTACGACCCTGTCTTGTCTGAGGTCAAGGAAATCTTTAAGGACAG GGACAGGTCTGGTGTGAGTATACTGGTTCCTGGGGCGGGCCTGGGGAGACTGGCCTTTGAGTTTGCGTCCTGTGGCTTCAGGTGTCAAGGAAACGAGTGGAGTCTGTTTATGTTGCTGGCCTCCAACTTTGTTCTAAACAA GTGCACAGAGGTAAATTCTTTCACCCTGTATCCATGGATACACCAATGgacaaacaacaaaatgacaGCTGACCAAACACAACCAGTACAATTCCCTGATGTAAACCCTAGTGACCTGCCCTCTACTTCAGATTTTTCAATGGCTGCTGGAGATTTTCTGGAAGTGTATCAAACCCCAG ACACGTTTGACAGTGTGGTGACTGTGTTTTTCCTGGATACAGCACACAATGTTATAGCCTACATAGagactatatatgatatactGAAGCCAGGGGGATACTGGGTCAACCTAG GTCCTCTATTGTATCACTATGCAGACATTGAGAATGAGACTTCCATAGAGCTCAGCTTTGAGGAGGTGAAAAAAGTGGTCAAAAAGGTCGGATTTCGTATACAG AAAGAGGAGGCTGACATACCTACAACTTACACCCAGAATCCAGCCTCCATGCTACTGTATAAATACCACAGCGTCAAGCTTGTGTGTCAAAAACCACACGAGTCGGACACCACGTGA